A stretch of Vespa velutina chromosome 8, iVesVel2.1, whole genome shotgun sequence DNA encodes these proteins:
- the LOC124951146 gene encoding uncharacterized protein LOC124951146, whose protein sequence is MPFIMPIGKVGGSVTVTRGYFDKHLNNEALEGSEVLKNLGEKQYTLLTTKSSLPQHGLCWYNALKSIKNSCENLNDNEHSLLALKLANCFLEDSGHTSYDCHLSKSEDIRKECINQMSDRAFNVYNEFYTHTTHICFYLNYEAWQVETDNTIKSLYKVSSQMKEQLLEASEMQSAMLKSQKEGLKIQNEILDHGKELGNVLKSSSETVNDMVMEFKESAKDQKELLYEIFSYIRTFQNWIIGEVSWFQSIIYYTISCILCALFSSAKRTADARVTLFTILSLNITIERMLVQYYDNVMHQSTHDKVEIIYVTWSIRKISLTLCALTLLYTYYYYKDKQLENFHVLRRIENRLNRMQIITPTNGNQNHNKPIRKFMIFISICYCKSIFFNSNYTLQVILKD, encoded by the exons CATTAGAAGGAAGCGAAGTTCTCAAAAATCTAGGAGAAAAACAATACACATTATTAACAA cTAAATCATCTTTACCACAACATGGATTATGTTGGTATAATGCACTTAAATCAATCAAAAATAGTTGTGAGAATTTGAATGATAATGAACATTCTCTCTTAGCTTTAAAATTAGCTAATTGTTTTTTGGAGGATTCTGGTCATACCTCTTATGATTGCCATCTTAGTAAATCAGAAGATATTCGAAA agAGTGTATTAATCAAATGTCAGATAGAGCATTTAATGTatacaatgaattttatacacatacaacacatatttgtttttatttaaattatgaagCATGGCAGGTGGAAACTGACAATACCATTAAATC attatataaagtTTCTTCTCAAATGAAGGAACAGTTATTAGAGGCATCAGAGATGCAAAGTGCGATGTTGAAGAGTCAAAAAGAaggattaaaaattcaaaatgaaattttagatCATGGTAAAGAACTTGgaaatgtattaaaatctTCATCTGAAACTGTGAACGATATGGTTATGGAATTTAA AGAATCAGCAAAAGATCAGAAGGAATTACTCTATgagattttttcttatatacgtACTTTTCAAAATTGGATTATTGGAGAAGTATCTTGGTTCCAatccattatttattatactatcaGTTGTATTCTTTGTGCATTATTTAGTTCGGCTAAAAGAACTGCAGATGCGCGTGTTACACTTTTTACAATTCTTAGTTTAAACATTACAATAGAAAGAATGTTAGTTCAATATTACGACAACGTTATGCATCAATCTACACAtgacaaa gtagaaataatatatgtaacttggtcaataagaaaaatatctttaacatTATGTGCACTTACATTACTATAtacttattactattataaagataagcaattagaaaattttcatgttcttagacgaatagaaaatcgattaaatagaATGCAAATAATTACACCTACCAATGGTAACCAAAACCATAATAAGCCTATTCGTAagtttatgatttttataagtatttgttattgtaaaagtatattttttaatagtaattatactTTACAGGTCATTCTGAAAGATTAG
- the LOC124951279 gene encoding uncharacterized protein LOC124951279: MKFSLACFKGRRPQSEKKVPLKVFGDLVLNNYVSHKASDIPNKGCLHEMAILLTCLREKEYNNFDCKKELLSFEQCNQKFANMSKNLKIARLKTVPTPNSKDFSSKQIGYLLNLYPTR, from the exons atgaaattcagtCTTGCTTGTTTTAAAGGACGGCGTCcacaatctgaaaaaaaagtCCCACTTAAAGTTTTTGGTGATttagtattaaataattatgtatctCATAAAGCATCTGATATACCaa ATAAAGGTTGTTTACATGAAATGGCAATACTTTTAACATGtcttagagaaaaagagtacaATAATTTTGATTGTAAGAAAGAACTCTTATCGTTCGAACAATGTAATcaaaaatttgcaaatatgAGCAAGAACTTGAAAATTGCACGGTTAAAAACAGTGCCTACTCCTAattcaaaagatttttcttctaaacaaattggttatttattaaatttatatcccacacgataa